The sequence CACCGTGTTCCGCTGGGCCGTGTGGCACACCGCCCAGAAGATCCGCGAGATGCTCGAGAAGTCCGGTCTGGGCATCGAGGACGTCGACGTGTTCGTGCCGCATCAGGCGAACATGCGCATCATCGACGAGCTGGCCAAGCAGCTGAAGCTGGCCGGGGACGTCGTGATCGGCCGCGACATCGCCGAGACCGGCAACACCTCGGCCGCCTCGATCCCGCTGGCCACCCACCGCCTGCTCGAGGAGGGTGCCGCGACGAGCGGCGACGTGCTCGTGCAGTTCGGCTTCGGCGCGGGCCTCGCGTACGCGGGCCAGGTACTGATCCTCCCGTGAGCGCCCCCGCCGGCACCCGACAGCGCTGACTGTCACCCGCGTCACGCCGCGCCGTGACATGGTCCCTGCTGCCCGGTAACCGCCCGCGGCCCGGGTAGTCTGTGACCGCCACTCATCCGCACATTCGAAGGAGCACCCATGGCACACACCGAGAACGAGATCCTCGAGGGCCTCGCCGAGATCGTGAACGAGGAGACCGGTGTCGCCACCGAGGACGTCAAGCTCGAGAAGTCCTTCACCGACGACCTCGACATCGACTCCATCTCGATGATGACCATCGTGGTCAACGCCGAGGAGAAGTTCGACGTGCGCATCCCCGACGAAGAGGTCAAGAACCTCGCGACCG comes from Brachybacterium faecium DSM 4810 and encodes:
- a CDS encoding acyl carrier protein (PFAM: Phosphopantetheine attachment site~TIGRFAM: acyl carrier protein), which gives rise to MAHTENEILEGLAEIVNEETGVATEDVKLEKSFTDDLDIDSISMMTIVVNAEEKFDVRIPDEEVKNLATVGDAVKYIEGAQN